In Galactobacillus timonensis, the genomic window CTGTTCAACGTTTCCTACATGCTGCAGAAAGATACGATCAAGAAGCGTCTCGACACTGGCCTGAGCTACACGGAATTCAGCTACACGATTCTGCAGGCAATGGACTTCCTGAAGCTGTTTGAGAAGTACAACTGCCGCATTCAGATCGGCGGCTCCGATCAGTGGGGCAACCTGACCAGCGGCATGGAGCTGATCCGCAAGGTCAAGGGCGAAGATGCCAGAGTCTGGGGCATTACGTCGCCGTTAATTACCAAGAGCGATGGCAGTAAGTTCGGAAAGTCGGAAGGCAGGAACATCTGGCTCGATCCGAAGCGTACATCGGCCTATGAGTTCTATCAGTTCTGGCTGAACACGCCGGATGCGGACATTGTCGGCTATCTGAAGCGTCTTTCCATGCGGACGCCGGAAGAAATTGAGGCGCTTGCGGAAAGCGTCAAGAATGCGCCGGAGAAGCGTGAGGCCCAGAAGGCTCTTGCCGAAGAGCTGACCGCGACGGTTCATGGCAGCGAAGGTCTTGCCAGTGCGCAGCGCATTACGGATACCTTCTTCCATGGCGATATCATGACCCTGTCTCCCGGCGAGATCAAGGATGCGCTGGCCGATGCGCCAAAGGCTGAAATTACCGATGGTACAACGGTGATCGATGCGTTGATTGCCGGCGGCATTGCCCGCTCCAAAGGTGATGCGCGCAAGCTGATCCAGCAGGGTGCGGTAACACTCAACGGCCAGAAGGTTACAGATCTCGCGGCTGTATGCCGGAAGTCCGAAGGCGTGGAGGGCGAGTTCTCGATTCTTCGCAAAGGTCGGCGGAACTATGTTCTGCTGCAGTTCGCCGCATAAGTTCACGGCATGGTATACTTTTGTCGAGGTTTACCATGCCTGAAAAACAACTGATTGCTGCGATGCTTGCGGTTTCGCTTCTGTGCGGCTGCGGTACGGCTTCCTCCAGGAAAACCGACACAGATGCTGCAAATTATGAAACTTATTACCGGACTGTCAGTTCCAACGAAGACTGGATGGACGGCTCGTACTATTTCACTCTGAGCGGTGAAATGGCGCAGGTGGAAGACGGAAGCTACCGCTACTATGTGTTTCTGGATGATGCCCGCATTGCGATGTATGATATTGCAATGATTGCGGTTGAGAATGATACGGCCTACGATGCCAATGCAAAAATGATGCCGAACATCGGCATCATGGGCAGCGGCGCGTATACGATGATTCCCAATCAGTACAATCCGGACCGCGGCTTCGTGAAGGGACTGGTTATTTCCGGGGAGACGCAGGACGATTCCATTACCTTAAAGGTTCTGGTCGAATGGCGTGACAAGGATCTTGAAAATGTGCAGCGTGCCTTCGTCGGCTTCACATTGACAACGGATGGCTGGGTTTCCAGCTCGACGCCGCAGGAAGTGCAGATACAGAGTAATGAGTGAGAACAGAAATTCAAGCATCAAAAAATCATTTATCGCCGGCTCTTTGACGTCATCGGCCGGCGTTTTCGTATCGAAGCTGATCGGTCTGTTTTATGTTATTCCCTATACCGGCATTGCGACAGAAGAGAACATGGTGTTCTATTCCAATGCCTATTCGCTCTATAATTCGCTGCTGCAGGTATGTTCCGCCGGTCTTCCGTTTGCGATTGCGGCTCTTGTTTCAAAGTACATTGACAAGGACGATTACAGGACAGCACTGCTGGTGCGTAAGCTGGGAACCGGAATGCTGTCGGTGTTCGGCTTCTTCATGATGATGGTGTTCGCTCTGCTTTCCGGGCCGCTGGCAAAATCGGCGCTTGGACCGCAGGCGACGGAAATTGATATTCACCGCATGCAGACAACCTACCGGATTCTCTCCATGGCTCTGTTTCTGGTGCCGCTGCTGTACAGCTACCGCGGCTTCTATCAGGGCTTCAAGGAAATGAAGGCCTATGCCGATTCGCAGGTCATTGAGCAGATTGTGCGTGTTTTGTTTCTGCTGGCAGCGAGCTGGGTATTTGTCTATGTGTTTCATCTGGATCGGATCTGGGCTGTGTACATGGGCGTGCTTGCGACTTCAATTGCGGCAATCGCCGGCATTCTATACTTTGTGAGGTTTGATCGGGCTCATATCGGAGCTGTCAACCGTGCGGCAAGAAACCAGGTGCAGCAGCCGGTGGAGCGCAACAGTCTGATCAAGGAACTGCTTGCCTTCGGCATCCCGTATGTCATTACGGGTGTGCTCGGCAATTCGCAGGCTCTTGTCAATGCCCAGTTTTTCATTCCGACGGCAACGAAGTTCGGCATGAAGTATGAGGACGCGCGTCTGATGCTCAGCATCATTCAGCTGCAGTGCGACAAGATTTCATCGATTCCGCAGGTGCTGTCGGTCGGCTTCTGTGCGGGCATTGTGCCGTATCTGACGATTTCCTATGAGCGCAGGGACTGGGTTCAGCTGCAGAAGAATGTGCGGGAAGCGCTTGATACGGTGCTCTACATTGCGCTTCCCGTGTGCTACTGCATCTTTGCGCTTGCCAGGCCGATTTACTACATCATGTATGGCGGAGCCAATCTGGATGCGGGCGAAGGGGCATTGCGCTGGGAGGCTTTGCTGGCTTTGATCACGACGATCTCTCCCATCTGCAACACGATGCTGATGACGCTTCATCAGCGTCGCCAGTCGTTCTACTATCTTGCGATCGGCTTTGCGATCAAGTGCCTCTCGTTCTATCCATTAATCAAATATACGGGCTATATCGGTGCAATCACGAGTTCGTGCCTTTGCGACGGTGCGTTCATTTTCCTTGCGCTGTCACGGATCAATTCAACTTTCAAAGTGACGTATGGCCGTACGTTGAAGCGGATGATGAAGATTCTGCTTTGCTGCCTGTGCATGCAGGGCGGCTTCTCGCTGCTGCGTCTGGCGGGCTTTGTTGTTACGGAAAGCTCCCGTGGAATGGCGGTGCTGCAGTTTGCAGTGTATGGCATTGTCGGGATTGCGATCTATGTATGGACGACGTCGCGGATGAAGCTGCCGCAGTCGATCTTCCATATGCCGTTGCGGACGATGATCCGCCGTCTGCTTTCGCAGCTTTCGAGGCATCATCATGCGGCTCGATAAACTGTTGAGCGATATGGGTGCGGGTACCCGGAACGCTCTGAAAAAGGATATCCGCAACGGTCTGGTCAAGGTCAATGGCGAAACCGTTTATCAGGCAGGGATGATCGTCGATGAAAAGACGGCTGTCATTACTTACGGGGACCAGCCGATTCACTATCGCCAGCATTTTTATTTCATGATGAACAAGCCGGCGGGGACGCTGTGCATTTCGGGATCGCCGCTGTCGGTGCTGAATCTGATTGCAGAGCCCTATAAGGATCTTTTCTGCGTCGGCAGGCTGGATAAGGATACGGAAGGTCTTCTGTTGATTACCAATGACGGGCAGCTGGCACACGCACTTCTTGCCCCGAGAAGACATGTGGACAAGGTGTATGAAGTGACGCTGCGGGATCCGGTGACGGAGGAAGCGATCAAAAAACTGGAGGCAGGCATCCGTCTCAATGACGAAGAGGTATGCGCTCCAGCGAAAGTGGATGTTCTGGCGCCGAACAGGGTTCATCTGACGATCCATGAAGGCAAGTATCATCAGGTGAAGCGCATGTTTGCGATGTGTGACAATGAAGTAGTCTATCTGAAGCGGATTCAGATTAAAAATCTGGTTCTGGATCCAAATCTGGAAGCAGGGGGCTATCGGGCCCTGAGTGAAGAAGAGGAAACGGATCTTAAAACAGTACTGGAAGGGAAGAAGGAAGGCTGAAAATGCCTTCTTTTGCGTAGCGGTTCAGTACGTCGAGTACCTGGGCCGTCAGTTCCGTCGGCGTGGAGGAGCCGCTGGTAACAGCGATGCGGTTCATGCCGGCAAGTTCTTCTTCCTTCAGCTGCATCGCATTTTCGATAAGAATGCAGTTTGCAATGCCCGTAGCGCGGCCGATTTCCTCCAACTGGTTGGAATTGTTGGAGCGCGGATCGCCGACGACGATCAGGCAGTCAACATCCTTCAGCTTCATGACGGCCTGCTGGCGGATCGTCGTAGCGTTGCAGATTTCCGGTACCTGAACGGCATCGGGATAGGCGGCCTTGCATGCCTGCATCAGGGCGCTGGTATCCAGTAAGGACAGGGTCGTCTGATTGGTGATCAGCGGGTACTCCAAAGGTCCCAAGCCGTTGAGATCTTCCGCTTTTGCAATCAGATGGACGCGGGGACTGATGCCGAGAACCCCTTCTGCTTCGGGATGAAAGGGTTTGCCGATATAGAGGACATCTCCCTTTTTGCAGTGTTCACGGACCAGATCATGAGTGCGCCTTACATCGGGACAGGTCGCATCGACAATCTGGAGCCCCTTTGC contains:
- the tyrS gene encoding tyrosine--tRNA ligase is translated as MNFIEELKWRGLVKDVTDYDGLVEQLKTPTTVYCGFDPTADSLHVGHLQQIILLRRYQQACHRPIALCGGFTGMIGDPRPTTERKLLSHEEVLHNAECIKGQLSRFLSFEGENAAIMENNNNWLGSMSLLDFLREYGKLFNVSYMLQKDTIKKRLDTGLSYTEFSYTILQAMDFLKLFEKYNCRIQIGGSDQWGNLTSGMELIRKVKGEDARVWGITSPLITKSDGSKFGKSEGRNIWLDPKRTSAYEFYQFWLNTPDADIVGYLKRLSMRTPEEIEALAESVKNAPEKREAQKALAEELTATVHGSEGLASAQRITDTFFHGDIMTLSPGEIKDALADAPKAEITDGTTVIDALIAGGIARSKGDARKLIQQGAVTLNGQKVTDLAAVCRKSEGVEGEFSILRKGRRNYVLLQFAA
- a CDS encoding polysaccharide biosynthesis C-terminal domain-containing protein: MSENRNSSIKKSFIAGSLTSSAGVFVSKLIGLFYVIPYTGIATEENMVFYSNAYSLYNSLLQVCSAGLPFAIAALVSKYIDKDDYRTALLVRKLGTGMLSVFGFFMMMVFALLSGPLAKSALGPQATEIDIHRMQTTYRILSMALFLVPLLYSYRGFYQGFKEMKAYADSQVIEQIVRVLFLLAASWVFVYVFHLDRIWAVYMGVLATSIAAIAGILYFVRFDRAHIGAVNRAARNQVQQPVERNSLIKELLAFGIPYVITGVLGNSQALVNAQFFIPTATKFGMKYEDARLMLSIIQLQCDKISSIPQVLSVGFCAGIVPYLTISYERRDWVQLQKNVREALDTVLYIALPVCYCIFALARPIYYIMYGGANLDAGEGALRWEALLALITTISPICNTMLMTLHQRRQSFYYLAIGFAIKCLSFYPLIKYTGYIGAITSSCLCDGAFIFLALSRINSTFKVTYGRTLKRMMKILLCCLCMQGGFSLLRLAGFVVTESSRGMAVLQFAVYGIVGIAIYVWTTSRMKLPQSIFHMPLRTMIRRLLSQLSRHHHAAR
- a CDS encoding pseudouridine synthase encodes the protein MRLDKLLSDMGAGTRNALKKDIRNGLVKVNGETVYQAGMIVDEKTAVITYGDQPIHYRQHFYFMMNKPAGTLCISGSPLSVLNLIAEPYKDLFCVGRLDKDTEGLLLITNDGQLAHALLAPRRHVDKVYEVTLRDPVTEEAIKKLEAGIRLNDEEVCAPAKVDVLAPNRVHLTIHEGKYHQVKRMFAMCDNEVVYLKRIQIKNLVLDPNLEAGGYRALSEEEETDLKTVLEGKKEG
- the ispH gene encoding 4-hydroxy-3-methylbut-2-enyl diphosphate reductase codes for the protein MEIISVVPRGYCQGVVRAINTVKDIIHQQPSEPVTMLGMIVHNQYVVQACADHGIRILDDPRKTRLELLDEVDSGIVIFTAHGVSDAVYEKAKAKGLQIVDATCPDVRRTHDLVREHCKKGDVLYIGKPFHPEAEGVLGISPRVHLIAKAEDLNGLGPLEYPLITNQTTLSLLDTSALMQACKAAYPDAVQVPEICNATTIRQQAVMKLKDVDCLIVVGDPRSNNSNQLEEIGRATGIANCILIENAMQLKEEELAGMNRIAVTSGSSTPTELTAQVLDVLNRYAKEGIFSLPSSLPVLF